Proteins from a genomic interval of Ramlibacter algicola:
- a CDS encoding BON domain-containing protein gives MTLRLQRLALAACAALVTATSLTACFPLVVGGAAMGTLVAIDRRTSGAQLEDEGIELRAGARLREALGDRGHVNVTSYNRQVLLTGEVPSDREKQQVEQIVARVENVRTIVNELGVMGTSSLTSRSSDALVTGKVKASLVDDKELMAGAFKVVTERGTTYLMGLVTQREADRATSVARSVSGVQKVVRLFEVVSEDDLRRMVGTPAQQQPAAK, from the coding sequence ATGACCCTTCGCCTGCAACGCCTCGCCCTCGCCGCCTGCGCCGCCCTCGTCACCGCCACCAGCCTGACCGCCTGCTTCCCGCTGGTGGTCGGCGGCGCCGCCATGGGGACGCTGGTGGCGATCGACCGCCGCACCTCCGGCGCGCAGCTGGAGGACGAGGGCATCGAGCTGCGCGCCGGCGCCCGCCTGCGCGAGGCGCTGGGCGATCGCGGCCACGTCAACGTCACCAGCTACAACCGCCAGGTGCTGCTGACGGGCGAGGTGCCGAGCGACCGCGAGAAGCAGCAGGTCGAGCAGATCGTCGCGCGCGTGGAGAACGTGCGCACCATCGTCAACGAGCTGGGCGTGATGGGCACGTCCTCGCTCACCTCGCGCTCGTCCGACGCGTTGGTGACCGGCAAGGTCAAGGCCTCGCTGGTCGACGACAAGGAACTGATGGCCGGCGCGTTCAAGGTGGTGACCGAGCGCGGCACCACCTACCTCATGGGCCTGGTGACCCAGCGCGAAGCCGACCGCGCCACCAGCGTCGCGCGTTCGGTGAGCGGCGTGCAGAAGGTCGTGCGGCTGTTCGAGGTGGTCTCCGAGGACGACCTGCGCCGCATGGTCGGCACGCCGGCGCAGCAGCAGCCGGCGGCGAAGTAG